One Halomonas sp. THAF5a genomic region harbors:
- a CDS encoding LysR substrate-binding domain-containing protein — MNSHLNAQTHAGLKVFAVSARHLSFTRAAEELHVTTGAVSQQIKQLEQRLGFKLFRRRPRRLELTEEGRRLAAVVDEAYQAVGLEVRRLRSGVMSGVIRLRSVPSFLHKWLMPRLPRLQARFPDIELHVTAEDSSVSLRDGDFDLALDLNDGQVPGLAITPLMEERIFPVCAPALLRGRPPLRRAEDLAWYPLLHDVTAWRGSHEHAEWERYLEAIAAPPLNLRRGYTFNRHHLTMAAAIAGMGVAIARQTLIRGELGSGALIAPFAERVPTGMRYGIAHAPGALDDRRVAAVHDWIVEEARRAPDGTE, encoded by the coding sequence ATGAACTCGCACCTCAATGCTCAGACCCATGCCGGCCTGAAGGTCTTCGCCGTCAGCGCCCGACACCTCTCGTTTACCCGCGCGGCCGAGGAGCTGCACGTGACCACCGGCGCCGTCAGCCAGCAGATCAAGCAGCTGGAGCAGCGACTGGGGTTCAAGCTGTTTCGCCGTCGCCCGCGCCGGCTGGAGCTGACCGAGGAGGGGCGACGACTGGCGGCGGTGGTCGACGAGGCCTACCAGGCGGTGGGCCTGGAGGTGCGGCGGCTGCGCAGCGGCGTGATGAGCGGGGTGATCCGGCTGCGCTCGGTGCCCTCCTTCCTGCACAAGTGGCTGATGCCCCGCCTGCCGCGGCTGCAGGCGCGCTTCCCCGACATCGAGCTTCACGTCACCGCCGAGGACAGCAGCGTCTCGCTGCGCGACGGCGACTTCGACCTGGCGCTGGACCTCAACGACGGCCAGGTCCCGGGGCTCGCCATCACGCCGCTGATGGAGGAGCGGATCTTCCCGGTCTGCGCCCCCGCCCTGCTGCGCGGCCGGCCGCCGCTGCGGCGGGCCGAGGACCTGGCCTGGTACCCGCTGCTCCACGACGTCACGGCCTGGCGGGGCAGCCACGAGCATGCCGAGTGGGAGCGCTACCTCGAGGCCATCGCGGCGCCGCCGCTCAACCTGCGCCGGGGCTACACCTTCAACCGCCACCACCTGACCATGGCGGCGGCCATCGCCGGCATGGGGGTGGCCATCGCCCGCCAGACCCTGATCCGCGGCGAGCTCGGCAGCGGCGCGCTGATCGCGCCCTTCGCCGAGCGCGTGCCGACCGGCATGCGCTACGGCATCGCCCATGCGCCGGGAGCGCTGGACGACCGCCGGGTCGCGGCGGTGCACGACTGGATCGTCGAGGAGGCCCGCCGCGCCCCGGACGGGACGGAATAG